The sequence below is a genomic window from Mesotoga sp. BH458_6_3_2_1.
CCTTCCCGGTCCAGGCGTTGGAGTTAGGTGGAAGGTCTCTAGTAAAAGACAGACCATTCCATATCTCAGGCTCGTGTATTGGCAGGGCCTTCTCGACTTCTAACCAAACCAGTGGCTTGACTTTGAACCTCACCGCAAAAGGGTCGTCTGCTTTATAGAAACGGGGAGAATCATCAACAAAGGGTTTGCTTGTCACTTCTAGTATGCCAACCCAGCGAGAGAGCTTGGTTAGATAGCATATAAGCTTATCTCCGATGTTCACTCTGCTCGCTAGATTCTTGTGCCGCATTCGAAATCCAGAAATAGTTCTATCTGACTTTGAAAAAGCTTCATATGTTTCTGGCGAAAAGAGGTCCGTGTAGTAGGCCACTTCAACCATCACCTGCCTAAGTGTCTTTCTATGCTTCTAATCCCCAATGCCCTGTCCTGCTATTCGTAATATTTCTCCCTGCTTTTTTCTTAGAAAATCCCGATATGAATAAGCTAGCTGGATTCAACACTATAATAGTCGATGTTACACAATAGACCAAAGACCCCAAAAATTCATCATCGGTAATATCAAGTTCTCTAAGTATTGATTCAAGAGGTAAGGATTTCCAGACAACAATCGTAAATGAATCTCTTTGATTATCATCTCTGATCTCATCGGGGCAGATATCTTTCGCCACCTTCCACGTGGCCTCAAGCACATCGTAATGCATTCTTATTCCTGACTTGTAGAAAGCATTACAAGAATAGGAGTCTGAGCCAATTTTACGTGATCCTATTTTACGATTTTCTAGATATTAGTATTGAATAATATAATAGAATGGCATGGAAATGGGAGGTTATATGATGAGAAACAGTACTAAGAGCACGATTCTCGATTGTTTGAGCAACAGGTATCCCGGTTGGAAAGGATTTGATGATGAACGCTTTGTCGCAGACGAAATCACTTACAAACGGTCTACGGTGGACCTTGCTCGCAAGCTCCTCGCCAAGAAAGAACTTTCAAGGCTCATTGGAGAAAAGAACTTCGGAGAGCTGAACGAGAGAATCGAGAGAGTCGGTAAGGACAATAATCTTCTTTACAATTCGGTCCCTACGAGCGGTGATCTCAGAATCTTATACAACGAGAACGCGAACAAAGAAGCGTTCTATGATGCCTTCCTGTCCTTGATTCACGAAAAGGGGAAGGGAGAAGAAAGGCTGGCAAGGTTCGTTGAAGTTCTGAAAGGTCTAGGTATCAAGTGTTACTGGTCGTTCCCAACTTATTTCATGTTCATCATCGATCCAGAGAACGAGTTTTTTGTGAAGCCTTCAGTAGCAAAATGGTTTCTAGAGATGACTGGAAACAAATATAGTTCCCAGGTTGATGCCCAAATGTACAAGACCCTGAAAGAAGAAGCGAAAAGACTTCAAGACGAGATGAACCAGTACAATCCCAAAAACCTTATTGATATTCAGAGCGCTATCTGGGTTGCATATTCTGAATCATCAAAAAAACTATCTAAGCGATACTGGAAGATTTCTCCTGGGGAGAATGCGTGGCAATGGGAAGAATGCAAACGAGACGGTTTTATAGCTATTGGTTGGCCAGAACTTGGAGACCTGTCCAGCTTGAACGAAGCTGAATTCAAGGAAAAGGCAACTGCCATAGAAAAAGAACTAGGCGGAGAGTACGCAAAATCATCTTCAAGCCAGGTCTGGAAGTTTAGAAACATCAAAGCTGGAGACATAATAATCGCCAACAGGGGACAGAAGGAAGTAGTAGGAATTGGCAGGGTAATTGAAGAATACTTCTTCGATGGATCGGAGGAGAGGTACCCCCATAAGTTGGGTGTTGACTGGTTTGATACTGAGATTCGGCGTGTTAACAAGCCTGGCTGGGTCAAGACATTGATTGAAATCGAATACGAGGAATTTGAAGAGATAAGCAATGCACCCGGAAAATTAGATGGTTCCGCTTCAGCTGCAAAAGAGGTGCTTCAAAAAATCCTTCCCATCGATCGTGAACGAGAAGCCGCAGTCGAATTTCTTGCGGAATCTGTTGAATACTGCAACGAGAAATATCCCGACTGCTGGGAAGTATCTCTCTTCAACCATCTTATTCGACTTAATGTTGGAAGGCTTTATTCACTCGATCTGAAGGAAGGTTCCGTAATGTTCTTTTGCAATCCAGATTCTCTTTCGGATGAACTTAAGCAGAAATTTTCGCGCTACATAAAAGTATATGATGAGTTTCGGTCGCTTAAGAGAGATGTTCTACAAATTGAGCTTCCTAGTGAAGTGTTTGTTGACTCATCCTCCCTTTTCCGAAATTCGCATCATGCTTTCCTAGATCTGGCGATGGGCACGGCCACCACCAGTCCATATAAGGCAGCGTACTCACCAGGGATCATAGAATTTGTGAACGATATGTTGAATACCTCTCTTCCTCACCCAGGCTTTTTCAATTACCGAAACATCTTCTTCTCTGCGAAAACATTTGAACTACTGAAAGGAATACACAATAACCCCACGAGTGCTTTCTACAAAGAAAACAGAGACGACTTCTACGAATACGTTGAACAACCCTTGAAAGAACTTTTGTCCGGTGTTGTCTCTCAACTGCCTTACGAGTTGGTTGATTATCTTGAGACCGACAAATACGTAATGGGGAAGATTCTTAAGAATGACTATGGACAAGGGGGCGCATGGGATTACGCATGGGGAGCCTTCTATCCGAAAGGTGGTAAGAAAAGAACGGACGCACAACTATATATTACGCTTCGAAAAGACTATCTGACTTACGGTTTTTCGCTTGGTGACTACTCATCGGGGACGTGGAAACGTCTTAGTGAAAATGTATCGAATAATAGGTCCAAAATAGTGGAGTTGCTTGGGAAGAAAATCTCCGATAATTTCGATTTGTACGGCTATGAGAGCGGAGGAGTAGAACCAGTAAACAGAGCATCAAATTTCGAAGAACTGGTAGAAAAAATGGAGGAGATTCAGTTCAATGTTTGCAACGCTATTAGCAAAGAGAAACTTCAATCCCTCGAAAAAGAGGAACTTGTTAAGGAGATTTCTGAGGGATTTGAAATCCTGTTCCCGCTTGTCATACTCGCCACCGAAGAGAATCCCATGGAAAGAATTGTTTTGATCGTTAACCCAGGTATTAATCCTGTTGTCAATTTGGATACTGTTAGTGAAGAAACTGGACTAGATCAACTGGAACTTGCGACGTGGGTGAAGGCAATAAGAAGGAAGAGACAAGCGGTTATTTACGGACCACCTGGAACAGGGAAAACCTTTGTAGCTAAGAAGCTTGCCGAACATATTGTTGGGGGAGGGAACGGATTCATTGATACCGTTCAGTTTCATCCATCTTACTCTTACGAGGATTTCATAATGGGAATACGTCCTGTTTCAGATGAAAATGGGAACCTAAGATATCCTGCCAAAGAAGGTCGTTTTCTCGAATTCTGCGGTAAGGCAAGTAAGTGCGAAGGCGATTGCGTTCTGATAATTGATGAGATAAACAGGGCGAATCTCTCCCGAGTCTTCGGAGAACTGATGTATGTTCTTGAATACCGAAACGAGACCGTGAGACTTGCAGTTGACGGGAAGGAATTCAGAATCCCGGAAAATGTATATCTTTTAGGTACTATGAATACTGCGGATAGAACAATCGCACTGGTGGATCACGCATTAAGAAGGAGGTTCGCCTTCCTGAAACTAGCCCCGAAGTATGAAATCATGCGCCATTATCACAAAGATCTGGAAACAACTGTCGAACCACTAATAAGCCTGTTGAAAAGACTAAACTCTCACATAGAAGAACATTATCAAGTCGGGGTATCCTTCTTTCTTTCAAAGAATCTGAGACAGGAACTCGAATCGATCTGGAAAATGGAGATAGAACCATATTTGGAGGAGTATTTCTTCAACCAACCGGACAAAGTTGCGGAATTCAGGTGGGATAGAGTAAAAATAGAGATAGGATTATCTTGAGATGCGAGACATGATCATCGAGCTTGAAGAATATAGAAGAGCTTTAGTGCCAAGAGACTCACTTCCTGAAGAACTCGGGTTGCTTTTGCACAGAGAGTACAGCAAAAAGATAGAAATTGAATTTCCTACCATTGCCAATGACTACAACTGGCGGCTCACCTCTTTAGGCTGGGTTGGTCAGATTCGTCTTTCAAAAGAGATTTCTCTCAAGATGCTTCCAAAAGTTTCTCTAAAAAACATATTCGGAATGTTGGAATATGCATACGATTTAAAAAGCTTTGATCTAAGGCAAGAGATCGATCATTACGGGAGCATTGAAGAGCTTTTTGAAAGACTTGTGAAAATTCTTTCTATGAAAGTGCTTCTCC
It includes:
- a CDS encoding AAA family ATPase; translated protein: MRNSTKSTILDCLSNRYPGWKGFDDERFVADEITYKRSTVDLARKLLAKKELSRLIGEKNFGELNERIERVGKDNNLLYNSVPTSGDLRILYNENANKEAFYDAFLSLIHEKGKGEERLARFVEVLKGLGIKCYWSFPTYFMFIIDPENEFFVKPSVAKWFLEMTGNKYSSQVDAQMYKTLKEEAKRLQDEMNQYNPKNLIDIQSAIWVAYSESSKKLSKRYWKISPGENAWQWEECKRDGFIAIGWPELGDLSSLNEAEFKEKATAIEKELGGEYAKSSSSQVWKFRNIKAGDIIIANRGQKEVVGIGRVIEEYFFDGSEERYPHKLGVDWFDTEIRRVNKPGWVKTLIEIEYEEFEEISNAPGKLDGSASAAKEVLQKILPIDREREAAVEFLAESVEYCNEKYPDCWEVSLFNHLIRLNVGRLYSLDLKEGSVMFFCNPDSLSDELKQKFSRYIKVYDEFRSLKRDVLQIELPSEVFVDSSSLFRNSHHAFLDLAMGTATTSPYKAAYSPGIIEFVNDMLNTSLPHPGFFNYRNIFFSAKTFELLKGIHNNPTSAFYKENRDDFYEYVEQPLKELLSGVVSQLPYELVDYLETDKYVMGKILKNDYGQGGAWDYAWGAFYPKGGKKRTDAQLYITLRKDYLTYGFSLGDYSSGTWKRLSENVSNNRSKIVELLGKKISDNFDLYGYESGGVEPVNRASNFEELVEKMEEIQFNVCNAISKEKLQSLEKEELVKEISEGFEILFPLVILATEENPMERIVLIVNPGINPVVNLDTVSEETGLDQLELATWVKAIRRKRQAVIYGPPGTGKTFVAKKLAEHIVGGGNGFIDTVQFHPSYSYEDFIMGIRPVSDENGNLRYPAKEGRFLEFCGKASKCEGDCVLIIDEINRANLSRVFGELMYVLEYRNETVRLAVDGKEFRIPENVYLLGTMNTADRTIALVDHALRRRFAFLKLAPKYEIMRHYHKDLETTVEPLISLLKRLNSHIEEHYQVGVSFFLSKNLRQELESIWKMEIEPYLEEYFFNQPDKVAEFRWDRVKIEIGLS